The Mauremys reevesii isolate NIE-2019 linkage group 21, ASM1616193v1, whole genome shotgun sequence genome has a window encoding:
- the PRXL2B gene encoding prostamide/prostaglandin F synthase, which produces MAAVDLAKVGAHALKHAVSGQVVELRALWRDQPCVVLFLRRFGCQVCRWIAKETSKLKDLLDSHNVRLIGVGPESVGLQEFIDGNYFKGELYLDETKQCYNDLGFKRYNALSIVPAALGKPVREVVTKANADGIQGNFSGDLLQSGGTIIVSQGGEKLLLHFIQDSPGDYVPLETIIKTLGISASVKEGVKPQCDEEACTR; this is translated from the exons ATGGCCGCGGTGGATCTCGCCAAGGTGGGAGCCCACGCGCTAAAGCACGCAGTGAGTGGGCAG GTGGTGGAGCTGCGGGCTCTGTGGCGGGACCAGCCATGTGTGGTGCTCTTCCTGCGGCGGTTTGGCTGCCAGGTTTGCCGCTGGATTGCCAAGGAGACCAGCAAACTGAAAGATCTGCTGGACAGTCACAACGTCCGCCTGATCGGAGTCGGGCCGGAGAGCGTAGGCCTGCAGGAGTTCATCGATGGGAACTACTTCAAAGGAG aacTCTATCTTGATGAGACTAAGCAGTGCTACAATGACCTGGGGTTCAAAAG GTACAATGCCTTGAGTATAGTTCCTGCTGCTCTGGGGAAACCAGTTCGAGAAGTTGTCACAAAG GCAAATGCAGACGGCATCCAAGGCAACTTCAGCGGTGACCTCTTGCAGAGTGGAGGAACAATAATAGTCAGTCAAG GTGGAGAGAAATTGCTCCTGCACTTTATACAGGATTCACCTGGTGACTATGTTCCCTTGGAAACCATCATCAAAACCCTTGGTATCTCAGCAAGTGTTAAAGAGGGTGTGAAACCTCAG TGCGATGAAGAGGCCTGTACCAGATGA